The region TTTAAGTTTGCTAGACCCCTGCTTTGAATTGACCCTTTTGAAATGGATTTGAAACCACAGTATTCTTATTTTATCCGCGAATTTCTGTCACATAATAACACTGATGCAATACACAAAATAGATAAAAGCAGCCGTTCGAGATAATATTTAAATTCCAAAAAGTTATTTTCATACTTACAACTTTATCTCTTGACAATCTTAACTTTATTTCTAATTTATAAATCGCAGAACAAAATGTAACTTTTTGTATTAACAATAACTTGTGGAGGTAGATATTGAAACGATTCATCTATTTAGTACTCGTGGGGGCATTCCTCGTCGCTATTCCGGCGTCTCATCTCATGGGTGGTAAATCAGAAGAGCCGAGCTCGCCGTGTGAAGCACTATGTGCCGCGGCCATGAAGGATTGCGCGAGTAAAGTCCGTAAATCGCGAGAATGCGCAGAAATACTTAGGGGGTGTATAGAGATATGTCATACTACTTGTTAATTGCGAGATGGGGAACCATGGCCAGTAGAGCCATGTGAATATCCAACTAAGTAAGCTAATTTAAAAATGAGACTGGGGGTGATAGTGCCCCCAGTTTTCATTTCTGCTTATGGCTATTAAGAGTCTAAGATTTACATGTCTCACTCTCCTGGTATTTAGTCTGTCAGTCTGTGGCTATCTGCTATTCCGTCACTTCACTCTCACGGCTATAGGGGCTAATATTGGGTTCGACATTTGCTCGGCGATCTTTGGAACGGGCAGATTTGATTAAACGATTTGAAGGGAAACTTCAGGTCTTCTTCAAGCATTTTCCACTAGGGACAACCTGCAATCCTTCAATGGAAATTGACATTCATCCACAGGCTTGTGAGGCTGCAGAGGCAGCTGAAGCTGCAAACCGGCAGAAAAAGTTTTGGGTTTTTCACGACGTCTTGTTCGCATCTGACCTTAACAGTAGTCCGAACATGGTTAGTTTGATCGCCGCAGAAATAGAGTTAGATCTGCAAGCAATTTGAGGCTGATCGAAAATCACAAACAACCATTGAGAAAGTAAAATCAGATATTGATCTGGGGAACCGTTTAGGTGTGAATGCAACCCCTACAATTTTTATTAATTCTCGTTTAGTCTCTGACATTAGCTTACAAACGATCGAGTTCTTGATCACGAATGAGTTACAACTGGCAGACCAATAATAACCCTACTCCAGGCTATGTCTCTAAATGACGGGAGATTTGGAAAAAAGAAAAGGCCATCCCTAATTAGAGATGGCCTTCAATTAAACCTCCTTGTTTATATATCTTAATTTGCAGCCAGGGCATAACGCGAGAAGTGATCGATATAGCCGTTAACTTGTTTCTTCACAGTGTTTACATCGGATGCGATAAGTTCCCAGACACCTTCCGTCTCGTTAAAAAAGTAGATACGGATGTCTTGCTCATTAATTCCAGTTAGATCAGCGTCTTTGTAAGAAAGTGTGATCTTAACTGGGTTGTTAAAAACGGCGTCACTTGGAGAGAATTCTGCTCCGCCCTCAAGTAATCCCGTAGATTCCCAAGAGAAGCGAACTAACACATCTTGGCTGACGTCACCACTTTTGAAATGGAGACTGCTCTTTCCATGCTCCTCATCCCCCACATGGATTTTACCGCCGTTTTTAACCGTTATCAGTTTTTCATTCACGAAAAGTTTGCCAAGGCTGTAGGTTTTTGCTTTAAGTATTTTAAGTTCTTCATCTGCCTGTTTGGGCGCAATTGAATGTGCTTCAGACTGCAAAGGCGACTCTTTGGAACAGGCGCTAAAGTTCAGAGCCATTCCGGCTGCCAATAACACCGCCATACTCGATGTGATCAATCTCTTTAATCTATTCATTTTACATCTCCTTACTTTTGGTTAATATTATTTTGTTTTTTCTTTCCATTTGCCTTCATACATGCAACAGGTATGCCAAAGTGTAAAAAGAGTTATAAGTTATTGATTATATGGCATTTGGAGAATTTCTCTTACTGAAAACCAATTGGCTGAGTTCAGCCAATTTGATGAGTTCAGCCAATCAATTTGCTCATTTCAGCCAATTTGATGAGACGTGAAACGGCAAACGTGAAACGGCAAACGTGAAACGGAGTGTGGGAGAAGGGGGAACGGAGATTAGAAAGATATTGATGTGACTGCTAGTCTGAGTACGATAAAATCCGAATTTCAAATCTCAAAAAAAAACAAATCCTAATTCCCTAATACCCAATTTCCCAAGATATTTGGACGATTGACGATGGAAATTGAAACAGTGCCAGTGTCTGAGACCGTTTCACTAATCTCCGACACTATCAGGCGTAGGATTTGTGAATTATTCAGGTTAATAAATCAAGTTAGGTTTGAATTTTGATTCCATTGCAAAAAAGCTAGAAGTATTCAAACAAACTGTGATTAATTTGAGCAAGGAAGGTGAAATCAATTGTATGAACTTCTAAGATTATAATATTTACAGGGATTTTTGTCCGTGAATTGCTGTAGCATATTGACAGTGACGCAGTACAAGGTTTTCCTGAAATGTGCCGTTGGTTGAGCATTGCTCCTTTATATCTCAAAATTTAGGACTGGTATTTCTTAAGGGTAAAATAGAGCCGGATAAGAAACGATAGATACTGAATTCAATTATAATGTATTTCTGTATCGACCTTCCATTGTCGATAAAATGTTGTATTCCTTACTGGATCCCTATGACTAATTCAAAACATTTCTTATCCGGTGTTTTTTAAAATCGCGCCTTATTTATCATTTCTATAAATCTAATCATCATGGGCATTATCTTCACCATCATCATCCTTATCTTCAAAAATTTCGATGGCAGCTTTGATATTATCTTCAATCATATCTTTATTATTTGTTGAACAAGGATCTAATAGATTGTCGCTATCATCCACAAACCACAAATCCATATTAAGCCAAAACAATATTCGTGGAATTATTGTCTTTATCGGCACCGAGAATGGGGTTGAACTCTCTTTCCTGTTCTTCGCTAAAACTGCTTGTAAACACAAATTCTCGTTCTTGATCACCCTTTAAGTAACCTTTATAGGGAAAATGAAAAAATTAGACCTATTGCTTCGAAACTGCACTCAATAAACGCAGCTCAATTATGGGATTTTCTTTATTCTCATACCGGCTCCATAATTCTACGGCTGCAGCTTTATTCTCGAGAGCAAGATTCGCTAACATCGCAGCCATGAGGAAATAATCATTCCAGCGTGAAGCCTTTATTGCACCAGGAGGGAGTAGTTGAGTTGATATTTTTAAAACCTGGTCAAAATCCCGACTCCCTAACGATCTATATAGGTTCACCAAATTCATTATTTCCGGGGGTATATTCGAGAAACATGGCGCTGACTCAATATCTGACCAAATCATCTTCATTTCCTGTGATGACAAATAAGGCAAGGTCAAATCTAATAAATAACTTATTGAGGGAAACCAATTTTCAATGATGTCTTTGGTTTCACATTTTTCACGAATCAGCCTGAAGCTACGAACAATTTGAGTGGTTTTTTGATCCATCGGAATAGTTGGCGTATTGTTTCTGTCTTCCAAATATCTAAAATATTGAAAAATAGCTTTCCCCTGGTGTGCCCGATAACTTAGAATTGAATTTTCAGGCAAACTGCCGAACCCCGATGTTTGGAGAGCAGTATCGTTTGCTAAGGTCTCAAGTAGAGGCATTGGTGCAGAACGTAACCTTACCAATTCTGTCGCATCACTTTTCAAGTATCTTGCTTTAACCGCCCTTATATCGAGAATCGGGAAATAATCTGAATTAGCAGGAATGTCATAGGAATTAAATAACGGATCCAGCGTTTTTTTGCTGCCCAATTTACGCAACTGCAAATCTTGTTTCCCGAAAATTTTGACGCGGGCAAGCTCAGGTTTCAATCCGGGAATCGTGAATATCCTATCTGAGAGCTGGCGATTTATTTGCTGCTTCCCCGCAAGAATAATAATATTCTGATCTCCGGTAAAATAAATCGAATAATCAACAAAATTTTCGGACAGCGCTTTGATAATCGAAGCGATTAAAGGAGTATCCATTTCGTATAAATGCATCCACTGCACAAATAACCCATCATCTTTAATGTAATTACGAATCAGGCGATAAAACTCCTTAGAAAAGAGTCCGGCGACACCGCTAACCCAGGGATTGGAAGGTTCTGAAATAATTAAATCATACTGTTTACCTGCGTTGGTAAAAAAGGTTTTAGCGTCTTCAAAGTAAATATGACTACGTGGGTCAGTGTAATTATTGGCGACCCGCTCTCCAAAACCTTTTGCCGCTTCCACTATTGCCGGTTCAATCTCGACAATATCTACTTCGTCAATATCAGGATCCATTAATAATAAGTGAGAAGTCAGCCCTGACCCAAAACCAATATTGGCGACAGTTTTTGCTTTGGTATGAAGCGATAATGGCAGCGCCGCTAATATTATCATAGTGATCTCATCCTGAGATGCGGTGGCTGAATAATTTATGGTCGCATCCGTTTTACCATTAGTAAGAATCGACAGTTTACCGGAACCACTTCTAACCAGGTCGACAGACGCTGTTTTGCCATCCTTATGAAACAAAATTTTAGATTCACTTGCAGCAATGCCATTTCTATAAACACCAGAGGCCATTTTCGCCGAATCCAATTCAATCCAAAAAGCATTTAATAAAACAATCCCTGTGAAAATCGCAGCAACTACACTCCATTTTATCCTGGAAATTTGCGATTTCGAATACCACAAGAGTATTAAT is a window of candidate division KSB1 bacterium DNA encoding:
- a CDS encoding thioredoxin domain-containing protein, with translation MCKQFEADRKSQTTIEKVKSDIDLGNRLGVNATPTIFINSRLVSDISLQTIEFLITNELQLADQ
- a CDS encoding spermidine synthase, with product MSFRMETQDKLFETESLAVLEDPLKPLLTEKQEELLPKNKKVGKGIFYFLFAVSGFSGLIYESIWTHYLKLFLGHAAYAQSLVLIIFMGGMALGAWGIGRYSLKIRNLLLGYALVEGVIGLLGILFHPLFVTATDLAYFSIIPQLNSGMAVNFFKWGLASLIILPQSILLGATFPLMSGGIIRRFPQTPGRSLAFLYFVNSLGAAIGILVSGFLLIEYFGLPGTIMIAGILNILLALVVGAICYRKTHHRSRDFVSEKFQPKRISSQRLSLIFLLVAGLTGTASFMYEIGWIRMLSLVLGSSTHAFELMLSSFILGLAIGGYLISRKIDKLSNPVYTLGLVQLVMGGFALLTLLSYGQTFDLMSYAIKTFPKTGQGYAYFNLFSHGLAIFIMLPATVCAGMTLPLLTHTLMSNGQGEGSIGKIYAANTVGAIAGVLIGVHLIMPVLGVKNLIVMGGGIDILLGLILLWYSKSQISRIKWSVVAAIFTGIVLLNAFWIELDSAKMASGVYRNGIAASESKILFHKDGKTASVDLVRSGSGKLSILTNGKTDATINYSATASQDEITMIILAALPLSLHTKAKTVANIGFGSGLTSHLLLMDPDIDEVDIVEIEPAIVEAAKGFGERVANNYTDPRSHIYFEDAKTFFTNAGKQYDLIISEPSNPWVSGVAGLFSKEFYRLIRNYIKDDGLFVQWMHLYEMDTPLIASIIKALSENFVDYSIYFTGDQNIIILAGKQQINRQLSDRIFTIPGLKPELARVKIFGKQDLQLRKLGSKKTLDPLFNSYDIPANSDYFPILDIRAVKARYLKSDATELVRLRSAPMPLLETLANDTALQTSGFGSLPENSILSYRAHQGKAIFQYFRYLEDRNNTPTIPMDQKTTQIVRSFRLIREKCETKDIIENWFPSISYLLDLTLPYLSSQEMKMIWSDIESAPCFSNIPPEIMNLVNLYRSLGSRDFDQVLKISTQLLPPGAIKASRWNDYFLMAAMLANLALENKAAAVELWSRYENKENPIIELRLLSAVSKQ